From the Neobacillus sp. PS3-34 genome, the window CGGCGCTTTATACGCTCGTATCGATTTTTGTGACTGGAAAGGTAGTTGATGCGGTTTACACGCATCATGTTAAGCTGACATTGATGATAATAACAGAAAAGGGTGAAGAAATGCGTCAGCATTTTCTAACCAATGTTTATCGTGGGCTGACTGTCATGAATGGAGTGGGCGGATACTCGAATGAACAGCGCAGCATCCTTATTGCAGTAATTTCTCGCTACGAGCTTGCTGAAGTAAAAAGGCTGATTGCAGAAGTCGATCCGTCAGCATTTGTAAATATAACAGAAACTATTGAAGTCATGGGATTATTTCATCGTCCAAGCCATAATTAAGAAAGAGCAAAGGTGCTCTTTCTTTTTTTTGGCTTAATTAACCTAACCCATCTTCTCAGAAGGGTTGACAAAATGGGTAAATAAACCAATGATTAATATGTGTAATATGTTTATTTGGTTGCTTTAAAAAGGAGAGGTTCTTGTGTTTATAAATTTTTCAAAACAACAGAAAGATCAAATGCTTTCTGATATACAAAGGTTTTTCTATGAAGAAAGAGATGAGGAGATTGGAATCCTTGCTGCAGAAAACGTGCTGGAATTTTTCAAAAAGCATATACGCCCTCATTTTTATAATGAAGGGATAAGAGATTCAAAGAAGATGATTGATGAAAAGCTCGGTACATTAGAAGAAGACTTTTATTTACTTGAAAGACCGGTAAAATAGCGAAGAAAAACCGAGTGTAAATTATTCATTAGTTTTTAACGGTAAAGA encodes:
- a CDS encoding DUF2164 domain-containing protein, which translates into the protein MFINFSKQQKDQMLSDIQRFFYEERDEEIGILAAENVLEFFKKHIRPHFYNEGIRDSKKMIDEKLGTLEEDFYLLERPVK